CGGCGTGGGTGATGGAGGCGGGAAGCGGGAGGCCGGAGGCGACCGCTTTGAGCGTGATCCCGGGAGGAGCGGCCGCGGCGTTCCCGGGGGTCGCGCCGAGCAGGAGAGCGCCGACGAGGAGGCCGAGACGCCAGAGGCGGGCACGCGGGCCCATCAGCGCCGTCCCGCCACCATCTTCCGCATCCCGGCCCGAATGGTACGCGTGATGGCGAGACCCGTCAAGGCAGAAGCCCCTCCGAGCGACACCCCCTCCGAGGCTTCCCTCAGATCGGTCGGCCGACGACCTGCAGGACGGCATCCGGGAACCAGTCGATCGCCGCCCGGGCATCGGCGAAGGCCTGGCCGCTGGCCAGCTCCTGATAGCGGTACCCCGCCGATTCCAGCCCTTCCAGCGTCCCCCGGGCGGCGACTTGTCCGTGGAGCTCGAGGATCAGGATGGGCCGGTGGCGCAGGAGCGTGTTCAGCATGCCCTTCACGGCGCTGACCTCACCGCCTTCGATGTCGAGCTTGATGACATCCGGGGGCCGGAGGGCCTGGGTCTCGATCAGATCGTCCAGGCTCGTCGTATCGACGTCGATGCCGTGCCCCGATTTCTGGCCGAAATACGGCGAGTCCTCGATGAGCCCCAGCCCGAGATTCGCGTAGTTGATGGTGAAGCGGGTGCTGCCGGGGCCCTTGGCGACGGCGACCGGCAGGATCTCGTAGTTCTCGACCTGGTTGAGCTCCATGTTGGCCCGCAGCAGGTAGACGCAGACGGGATTGGCCTCCACGCAGTAGACGTGCCCCCGCCGGCCGGCCAGGCGCGCGAACCGGACCGCGTACAGACCGACGTTCGACCCGATGTCGTACACGACGGCATTGCGCTTCACCAGGTGCGACGCCATCCGCATCAGGGTCTTGTCGTAGCCCGGCACCTGGAGGGCTTCCCACTGGCTCGTGAACCAGAGCTTCGTGTCGGCATCGACCTGGACGATCTGGGGGAAGAGGTTGAAGCGCCTCCCGGCGACCACCTCGAACGACGCTTCCGCCCAGCCGGCGCCGCCATCGGGCGTCCGCCAGCGGGCATACAGGACGTAGCGTCCCGGGGCTTCCGGATGGAAGCGGATGCCGTCCGAGACCCGCGGGCTCAGGCTGTGGAGGTAGTGGATGCCCTCGTGCTTCACGAAGAACTCGGCTTCGATGGGACCGGGATGCCCCGTGAGGGCGAACTCGCAGTAGTCCCCGAGCGGGACCTCGCGGGTCCGGGGCGAGACCGCTTCGAGCTGGATCATCGGTCACCCGGGGGGCGCCCGGAGCGGGACCCACCGGTGAAGGCCGCCGGCTTGGCCCCGACGAACATCGTGCGCACCAGCTTGGCGGTGTACCCGTCGTAGTGGTCGGCGATCCAGTCGTGCTGCTCGAAGACCGATTCGAAGCCGGCGCCGCGCAGGGCGAGC
This genomic interval from Candidatus Methylomirabilota bacterium contains the following:
- a CDS encoding FkbM family methyltransferase, with the translated sequence MIQLEAVSPRTREVPLGDYCEFALTGHPGPIEAEFFVKHEGIHYLHSLSPRVSDGIRFHPEAPGRYVLYARWRTPDGGAGWAEASFEVVAGRRFNLFPQIVQVDADTKLWFTSQWEALQVPGYDKTLMRMASHLVKRNAVVYDIGSNVGLYAVRFARLAGRRGHVYCVEANPVCVYLLRANMELNQVENYEILPVAVAKGPGSTRFTINYANLGLGLIEDSPYFGQKSGHGIDVDTTSLDDLIETQALRPPDVIKLDIEGGEVSAVKGMLNTLLRHRPILILELHGQVAARGTLEGLESAGYRYQELASGQAFADARAAIDWFPDAVLQVVGRPI